A genomic segment from Geitlerinema sp. PCC 7407 encodes:
- a CDS encoding ATP-dependent Clp protease ATP-binding subunit — MFERFTEKAIKVIMLAQEEARRLGHNFVGTEQILLGLIGEGTGVAAKVLKSMGVNLKDARIEVEKIIGRGSGFVAVEIPFTPRAKRVLELSLEEARQLGHNYIGTEHLLLGLIREGEGVAARVLENLGVDLSKVRTQVIRMLGETAEVSTGGSQGRTKTPTLDEFGSNLTQMAAEGKLDPVVGRQKEIERVIQILGRRTKNNPVLIGEPGVGKTAIAEGLAQRIANADVPDILEDKRVVTLDIGLLVAGTKYRGEFEERLKKIMDEIRSAGNVILVIDEVHTLIGAGAAEGAIDAANILKPALARGELQCIGATTLDEYRKHIERDAALERRFQPVMVGEPSVQETIEILHGLRDRYEQHHKLKISDEALEAAAKLSDRYISDRYLPDKAIDLIDEAGSRVRLINSQLPPAAKELDRELRQVLKEKDEAVRSQDFDRAGELRDREMEIKAEIRSIAQNRKNEGGTTEDSPFVTEEDIAQIVASWTGVPVNKLTESESEKLLHMEDTLHNRLIGQDEAVKAVSRAIRRARVGLKNPNRPIASFIFSGPTGVGKTELTKALASYFFGSEDAMIRLDMSEYMERHTVSKLIGSPPGYVGYNEGGQLTEAVRRRPYTVVLFDEIEKAHPDVFNMLLQILEDGRLTDAKGRTVDFKNTLLIMTSNIGSKVIEKGGGGLGFEFAEDQADSQYNRIRSLVNEELKQYFRPEFLNRVDEIIVFRQLKKDEVKEIADIMLHEVFGRLGEQGIVLEVTERFKDRLVEEGYNPSYGARPLRRAIMRLLEDSLAEEILSGRIQEGDTAVVDVDEEGQVKVLPGEKRELLSPAVE; from the coding sequence ATTAAAGTGATCATGTTGGCTCAGGAGGAAGCTCGCCGCCTGGGACACAACTTTGTGGGTACAGAACAGATCCTCTTGGGTCTGATTGGAGAAGGGACCGGCGTCGCCGCCAAAGTGCTGAAATCCATGGGGGTCAACCTCAAGGATGCTCGCATTGAAGTTGAAAAGATTATCGGTCGGGGCTCTGGCTTCGTTGCCGTTGAGATCCCGTTTACGCCTCGAGCGAAGCGCGTTTTGGAACTCTCGCTCGAAGAGGCCCGCCAGCTTGGCCACAACTACATCGGCACTGAACACCTGCTCTTGGGTCTGATCCGCGAAGGAGAGGGCGTTGCAGCTCGCGTTTTGGAAAACCTGGGCGTTGACCTGTCGAAGGTGCGCACTCAGGTAATCCGGATGCTGGGTGAGACGGCCGAAGTCTCGACGGGTGGCTCCCAAGGCCGGACCAAGACGCCAACGCTGGATGAGTTTGGCTCAAATCTGACGCAGATGGCTGCGGAGGGCAAGCTCGATCCGGTGGTGGGCCGCCAAAAAGAAATTGAGCGGGTGATCCAGATTTTGGGTCGCCGCACCAAGAACAACCCGGTCTTGATCGGGGAGCCAGGGGTCGGTAAGACGGCGATTGCCGAAGGGCTAGCCCAGCGCATCGCCAACGCCGACGTGCCCGACATCCTCGAAGACAAGCGGGTTGTCACCCTCGATATCGGTCTGCTGGTGGCAGGCACCAAGTACCGAGGCGAGTTTGAAGAGCGCCTCAAGAAGATCATGGACGAGATCCGCTCGGCCGGAAACGTCATCCTGGTCATCGACGAGGTGCACACCCTGATCGGCGCGGGTGCCGCAGAGGGCGCGATCGACGCGGCCAATATCCTCAAGCCAGCTCTGGCTCGGGGTGAACTGCAGTGCATCGGCGCGACGACCCTCGACGAGTACCGCAAGCACATCGAGCGAGACGCCGCTCTAGAGCGACGCTTCCAGCCGGTGATGGTGGGTGAGCCTTCGGTGCAGGAGACCATCGAGATTCTCCATGGCCTGCGCGATCGCTATGAGCAGCACCACAAGCTGAAGATCAGCGATGAAGCGCTAGAAGCAGCCGCCAAGCTGTCTGATCGCTACATCTCCGATCGCTACCTGCCCGACAAGGCGATCGACTTGATCGACGAGGCGGGCTCTCGGGTTCGCCTGATCAACTCCCAGCTGCCACCGGCCGCCAAGGAGCTCGATCGCGAACTGCGCCAAGTCCTCAAGGAGAAGGACGAAGCGGTCCGCTCCCAGGACTTTGACCGGGCCGGCGAACTGCGCGATCGCGAGATGGAAATCAAAGCTGAAATCCGCTCGATCGCCCAGAACCGCAAGAACGAAGGCGGCACCACCGAGGACAGCCCCTTCGTGACCGAAGAGGACATCGCCCAAATCGTGGCCTCTTGGACCGGCGTCCCCGTGAACAAACTCACCGAGTCCGAGTCCGAGAAGCTGCTGCACATGGAGGACACCCTCCACAATCGCCTAATCGGCCAAGACGAAGCCGTCAAAGCGGTCTCGCGCGCCATTCGCCGCGCTCGAGTGGGCCTCAAAAACCCCAACCGCCCCATTGCCAGCTTCATCTTCTCGGGTCCGACCGGCGTTGGTAAGACCGAGCTCACCAAGGCTCTGGCGTCCTACTTCTTCGGCTCCGAAGATGCCATGATCCGCCTTGACATGTCGGAGTACATGGAGCGCCACACCGTCTCCAAGCTCATCGGTTCGCCTCCGGGCTACGTGGGCTACAACGAAGGCGGTCAGCTCACCGAAGCCGTCCGTCGTCGGCCCTACACCGTTGTGCTGTTCGACGAGATCGAGAAGGCGCACCCCGACGTCTTCAACATGCTGCTGCAAATCCTGGAAGATGGTCGCCTGACCGACGCCAAGGGTCGCACGGTGGACTTCAAGAACACGCTGCTGATCATGACCTCCAACATCGGTTCGAAGGTCATCGAGAAGGGCGGCGGCGGCCTCGGCTTCGAGTTTGCAGAAGACCAAGCCGACTCCCAGTACAACCGGATCCGATCGCTGGTGAACGAAGAGCTGAAGCAGTACTTCCGCCCTGAGTTCCTCAACCGGGTTGACGAGATCATCGTCTTCCGCCAGCTCAAGAAGGACGAGGTCAAGGAAATCGCCGACATCATGCTGCACGAAGTCTTTGGTCGCCTCGGCGAGCAGGGCATCGTTCTGGAAGTCACCGAGCGCTTCAAGGATCGCCTAGTGGAAGAAGGTTACAACCCGAGCTACGGAGCCCGTCCCCTGCGTCGCGCTATCATGCGACTGCTCGAGGACTCTCTGGCAGAGGAAATCCTCTCGGGCCGCATTCAGGAAGGCGACACCGCCGTCGTGGATGTGGATGAGGAAGGACAGGTGAAGGTTCTGCCCGGCGAGAAGCGCGAACTGCTGTCGCCCGCGGTTGAATAA